The genomic window TACCACACCACGGGCTCTGTCGAGCTCGTCACTGCAAGTTTTCAGCTGCTTCTCGAGGAAGGCGATCGTTTCttcctgcgctgcagcgcgtcgttCAGCCTTGACTAGGCTGTCCTCGATGATTGAGGTGCTCGGGAGCCTTTCCTTATCCGCGAGAGACTCCTTGAGCTGCTCCACTACCGCTGACTGCTTCTGCAGCTCTATAGCCTGTCGAGTCGCCACAGactccacctcctgcagtTGACTCTCCGCCAATTCACGGCTCGCCACAGAGCTGAGTAAATCCACGTAGTACATCTCCAACATGTGGTAGTAACCATTGACAAAAGTGGCATGCAGCTGTGGCAACCACCCGGCGTCCTCATGCGTGATGGGGAAGGTGGGGGCCGAGACGAGACTCACGCCGGGAGCGCTGTGGGAGGCGGATAGGGCCTGCGCGCCGTCCAGCTCCCTCTCGGAGAGTGGGGTGAGCGCATCCGTCGCCGGCGTGGTCTGGCACCCGTTCGCTTGGTgctgtctccctctcagATCGTGCGTCTCCTGCTTTAATAGGATGGTGCAGCAAGCAGAGTGCCAAGCAAGAAGGGCCTCCGAGCTGTTCGCCATGCAAGCCCCCACTACATCCCACGTCACAGGTGCCTCGCCGTTTGCGAGCAAACTGCCGCAGTGCCTAGAGCGACACCCCCTCAACCACGACTTCAGCATTGGCAGGTGTAGCGGCATCGTAGCCTCGTTTGCTGCTCGGAGCGCGGCCAGGCAAGCAATGATGACATCGGACAAGCTGCAGCCCAGAGGGCACTTCGCCAGAACGTAGGCAAAAGCTACCGCTCCGAAAAGCATGCCTAACGCGCGGAGAGACGGGAGGAAGCGCGCCTGACGCCTACCAGCGGCTGCAATATTGCCGCCCTTTAGTGCATGCACTGATGTCCCGCTGAACTTCCACGTGAGTCCCCCTGGCTCAACGGTGCTCTTGAGCATCCGTGTGAAGGCGTCAGTGATGCTCACATTGACTGGTAACctgtgcagctcctcctcgacagCCATGCGCACGTCGGCACAGGCATTCACATCGCGCTGCGTCACCTCCAAACACGCTTCTTTTGCACTGTCAGCCACCGCGGTGTGAAATGTCTGCCGCTCCCTCTGCACCGCTTGTTGGTGGGCCTCCTCGGCTGCTTGGAATTGCGCCGTGCAGATGGCCAGTCGACCGTCAAGATCACGTAGTTGTCCCTGGTGGAGCTTCAACACCGCCTCACTTTGTATTCGGCacaccttttctttttgaaGGAGCAGCGTCGCTATGCGTCGCCGCTCCTCAATCACGGCCTCCTCCTGTGCCTTTGCATGCTTCTCAGTCAATAGCTGGGAAGCCTCATTGACAGCTGCTTGAGTGGTAGTCGCACACTGCGCTGTTATTCGCTCCACCTCAAGCCTCCAGCGGTTCGCTAAAATACGCTGCTGTGTTTCACGTTCGTCAGCCCGTGCCTGTTGGGCcaccgcggtgctgctcttgcgCGCCTTGCGAAGTTGCGCATCACACTCCTCGCGCAAGCGCTTTTGCGCCATCCCGCACTCCGCCTCAGTTTGCCGCTTTGACTTCTCGCACGCGGTAGCGCCTCGCAGGGCCTCCCGCCTGGCTGCCTTtagctcctgctgcagttgCCACTTTGCCGTcgtcgcgctgctgttgaGCGTGGATAAATCCCTGGAAAGGCGCACCATGCATGCCGCCTCGGCCTTCTGCACCGCAGCAATGCTTGCGCGGCGCGCATCCTCGCCTAGCGTTGCCAGTtttgcggcgcagcgctccGCTGTTTCACACTGCAGCCGAATgctcagcagctgtgccgcgcAGGAGGCATTCAACTGCGCTTGTTCGGCACTGAAGGAAACTCGGGCCTGCTCGGCAGCATCTGCGCAGGCAGCCACGCGGTTCTCAGCTTCTGCCTTGGCGGCTGCAAGTGCCTCTTGGTGATGCACAAGAGCACTAGCAGCACTTTTGTTGAATGCAGCCACCTTCTTGTTCAGCTGCTCGCTGcactccgcctccgcctgaAGCACCGCTAACTTGGTCTTCTCCAtcagcgccttctccatcGCGCTGCGTTGATTGGCGCATTCCTCCTTGAGAAAGGCCAACTGCTTTGCATGCTCGGCGTCTGATGAGCAGCGGGTGTCACGCACACGTTGCTCACACTCTTTCACGGCAGTCGCCAAGTTCgcggtgcactgctgctgcaccgcctcagGGTTACTGAGACTCCCAGCAGAAacaacggcagcaccggcggccgcctgtcgagcagctgcgagcGCCACCTGGGACTTATGACTCTCTCGCTCGAGCAGCCCCGCACGCCTCTCCTGCTCGGCGAGATCAGCCGTGGACTGTGACAGACTCGCAAGACAATTAGTGAGCTCATCGCTGCGCTTGCGAAGCTGCGCGCTCATCTCCTTAGCCGCTTCCTCACTCGCAGCCGCGCACGACTGCTTCAACTTTCTCGCGTTGCTCATGCAACTGTGAAGCTTGCGCTCCACCTCACGCCGGATCGACATGCTCTGTTGCTGGCACTCCGTCAGACGGCCCTCGcacgcggcagcggtggtggtagtgcTTGCTGAACACGCCCTCTGGGCCTCAGCGCTTGACTCGGTGCGGTTGTAGAAGGCCCGCAGGCGAGGAAAatgccactgctgcagctgagcatCTATGGCGGCCCTCCGAGCACGACGCCTTGCCTCCGGATCCCCCGTCGCTTTCTCTATGTCGCCGCCTGCCGGCTGCAGAGAGTTCCTCACAGTCGTTTGTGACACTATGGCAATGTCCATCACGAGGCTGCcagcgcgcagcgccacctcgacTTCCCGCGTTgcgtcgccgtcacctcGTAGCAGCTCCCACACATCATCCCTTGCCAAGCTTTCCATCTCGTGACGGTGCGTATCCAGAAATGACGGCCAAAGCGCGCCTTCTaagcggtgtgtgtgcgctgttTGCACTTCCACatgagcagcaacgacagGTGGGGTCACGTCTACCAACGTGCTCGGCGGTGTCTTCTCGATCATGGGAGAGGGTGTAGATCTATCAGGAGGTGTCGGCGCGTTCGTTATTCTCGCTGTCAAGGTGGATTCGTTGCACGGCGCCGATGTgtcagcgagagaggaggcagcagaCATGAACACTCCCCAGAGCGAGTGCAGCGGTCTCCACAACGAGAGCAACGTCGTCGATGCGGCGCGCGTGGGGATGGGGATGCAGTTCGCCTtcgccgcagccacagcagacgACGTGTTGCCAGAGGTCACATGCAGTGGCTTCagtgtggcagagaaggcTGTAGGTCCACCAACCCACCTATACAGCGCCTGCATGGTTCGGCTGACAATGACCAGAGGCTCGACGACGAGCTGCACCAGGGAACgcgccaccgacgcagcgAGAGTGGTAACGGTGGCGAGGCCCCactcctcgccgctctctTTCACGTTCGAGAAGATGTACCGAAGCGCTGGATGTACCCGTTGATCCATGcgcggcagcatcgcctgCGCAGGATCCCAAATGTACGCCTTAGGGACTACTAGCATCGAGCCAATGGAGCGGAATACACCTGGAACACCAATGTAGCTGAGCACGTGCCACAGTGCTCGACGTAtatgcagcgccgcctgaCGGGGAAACTCAGGCACAAGTCGGTTGAGCCACCCCCGTCTGGCGAATGCGGCGTCGCGCATccgcggccgcggcgtcAACGAGGCCCCGGTGAAAGTGAAGTATGATGGGTTGTAGTCGGCTGATGACGACACAacaaaggcagcagcgcagagtACGGCAAAAAACACGGCGCCGATGACAAGCGCCTGTTTGGCTAAGAAAAGCAATAAATTTTCGCCTTCGTttatcgctgctgccatggGGGCCTCCGTGTCATCGAAGGAGCTGCCGCGACGCGTAGACGTGAGAGGCAACGACACTGAACACccttccacctcctcacccGTGGTCGGTGCTGGAAGAACCGGCGACGTGTGCTCGCGCGCCATCTCCGCCTTGGATGAGCCGATTGATTTGCCTCCGTGCTCGCTagtgcgactgctgctgctcaagtGCGGAATGCGAG from Leishmania panamensis strain MHOM/PA/94/PSC-1 chromosome 32 sequence includes these protein-coding regions:
- a CDS encoding hypothetical protein (TriTrypDB/GeneDB-style sysID: LpmP.32.0360) is translated as MPSESHRRTSSVHTSSSHRSIIEARGVPEFDREYARQLSIAKRGRSDSVRKSQPSAPVPESLPENQLYDSAALAASRIKDYVVTHVTPPRIPHLSSSSRTSEHGGKSIGSSKAEMAREHTSPVLPAPTTGEEVEGCSVSLPLTSTRRGSSFDDTEAPMAAAINEGENLLLFLAKQALVIGAVFFAVLCAAAFVVSSSADYNPSYFTFTGASLTPRPRMRDAAFARRGWLNRLVPEFPRQAALHIRRALWHVLSYIGVPGVFRSIGSMLVVPKAYIWDPAQAMLPRMDQRVHPALRYIFSNVKESGEEWGLATVTTLAASVARSLVQLVVEPLVIVSRTMQALYRWVGGPTAFSATLKPLHVTSGNTSSAVAAAKANCIPIPTRAASTTLLSLWRPLHSLWGVFMSAASSLADTSAPCNESTLTARITNAPTPPDRSTPSPMIEKTPPSTLVDVTPPVVAAHVEVQTAHTHRLEGALWPSFLDTHRHEMESLARDDVWELLRGDGDATREVEVALRAGSLVMDIAIVSQTTVRNSLQPAGGDIEKATGDPEARRRARRAAIDAQLQQWHFPRLRAFYNRTESSAEAQRACSASTTTTAAACEGRLTECQQQSMSIRREVERKLHSCMSNARKLKQSCAAASEEAAKEMSAQLRKRSDELTNCLASLSQSTADLAEQERRAGLLERESHKSQVALAAARQAAAGAAVVSAGSLSNPEAVQQQCTANLATAVKECEQRVRDTRCSSDAEHAKQLAFLKEECANQRSAMEKALMEKTKLAVLQAEAECSEQLNKKVAAFNKSAASALVHHQEALAAAKAEAENRVAACADAAEQARVSFSAEQAQLNASCAAQLLSIRLQCETAERCAAKLATLGEDARRASIAAVQKAEAACMVRLSRDLSTLNSSATTAKWQLQQELKAARREALRGATACEKSKRQTEAECGMAQKRLREECDAQLRKARKSSTAVAQQARADERETQQRILANRWRLEVERITAQCATTTQAAVNEASQLLTEKHAKAQEEAVIEERRRIATLLLQKEKVCRIQSEAVLKLHQGQLRDLDGRLAICTAQFQAAEEAHQQAVQRERQTFHTAVADSAKEACLEVTQRDVNACADVRMAVEEELHRLPVNVSITDAFTRMLKSTVEPGGLTWKFSGTSVHALKGGNIAAAGRRQARFLPSLRALGMLFGAVAFAYVLAKCPLGCSLSDVIIACLAALRAANEATMPLHLPMLKSWLRGCRSRHCGSLLANGEAPVTWDVVGACMANSSEALLAWHSACCTILLKQETHDLRGRQHQANGCQTTPATDALTPLSERELDGAQALSASHSAPGVSLVSAPTFPITHEDAGWLPQLHATFVNGYYHMLEMYYVDLLSSVASRELAESQLQEVESVATRQAIELQKQSAVVEQLKESLADKERLPSTSIIEDSLVKAERRAAAQEETIAFLEKQLKTCSDELDRARGVVHTPVPSLCIMAEDAVVTGPESSASQQVHSLQELADGSADGDSINASNFSNLESGLVPHRDATPPLPVSSLGNPVFPSATKTSTMVRNPDSTRRYHRLRWDDDVDLM